Proteins encoded together in one Miscanthus floridulus cultivar M001 chromosome 16, ASM1932011v1, whole genome shotgun sequence window:
- the LOC136512030 gene encoding serine/threonine-protein kinase PBL34-like isoform X1: MGVGSSAGRPNGSPRSERGTGGRQGSAAVSCWIRLCVSSSSSARAKVDTAAATARAVSETRGKNNVADGLTVSFQLRKFTFNELRIATRNFRPESLLGEGGFGRVYKGWIGENRTAPGRPGTGLTVAVKTLNRDGQQGHKEWVAEVNFLGNLKHPNLVKLIGYCLEDNQRQLVYEFMPRGSLEHHLFRKSVPLPWSTRMKIALGAARGLAFLHEEAERPVIYRDFKTSNVLLDTDYNAKLSDFGLARDGPIGDKTHVSTRVMGTYGYAAPEYVMTGHLTSKSDVYSFGVVLLELMTGRRSMDKNRPAGEHNLVEWARTHLKQRQGFQSLMDPKLGGNISLKGVYKVTQLARACLARDPKARPLMSQVVEILKPLPDLKDMVASSPGLYLSLQAEQIARFGYPSGSRSMSQHSSFATRNGQQQVRSLSHGRHGHGSPSPYLQSPMPRTNGK; the protein is encoded by the exons ATGGGCGTCGGGAGCTCGGCGGGCCGGCCGAATGGGAGTCCGCGGAGCGAGCGGGGGACCGGAGGACGCCAGGGTTCCGCCGCGGTGTCCTGCTGGATCCGCCTCTgcgtctcttcctcctcctccgcccgcGCCAAGGTCGACACCGCCGCCGCGACCGCCCGTGCTGTCTCCG AAACTAGAGGAAAGAATAATG TTGCAGATGGGCTGACGGTATCATTCCAATTGCGGAAGTTTACTTTCAATGAATTGAGGATCGCCACCAGAAACTTCCGTCCTGAGAGTCTTCTTGGTGAGGGAGGGTTTGGCCGTGTCTACAAAGGTTGGATTGGAGAGAACAGAACTGCTCCTGGGAGGCCCGGCACAGGGTTAACTGTTGCTGTCAAGACTCTCAATCGCGATGGGCAGCAAGGGCACAAAGAGTGGGTG GCAGAGGTCAACTTTCTAGGAAATCTGAAACATCCGAACCTGGTGAAATTGATTGGTTATTGTCTTGAGGATAACCAGAGGcagttagtatatgaatttatgCCCCGTGGAAGTTTAGAGCACCATCTCTTCAGGA AGTCAGTGCCACTTCCATGGTCCACTCGAATGAAAATTGCACTGGGCGCAGCAAGGGGCCTTGCCTTTCTTCACGAAGAAGCTGAAAGACCTGTGATCTATCGGGATTTCAAAACTTCCAATGTTCTACTTGACACA GACTACAATGCGAAACTTTCTGATTTTGGGCTTGCTCGAGATGGTCCCATAGGTGATAAGACCCACGTGTCAACGCGAGTCATGGGAACCTATGGGTATGCTGCGCCTGAATATGTTATGACAG GTCACTTGACATCCAAGAGCGACGTGTACAGCTTTGGGGTGGTGCTGCTGGAGCTCATGACAGGCAGGCGATCAATGGACAAGAACCGACCAGCAGGGGAGCACAACCTTGTGGAATGGGCTCGGACCCATCTGAAACAGAGACAAGGATTCCAAAGCCTGATGGACCCTAAACTTGGTGGGAACATCTCCCTGAAAGGCGTTTACAAGGTGACCCAGCTGGCCCGCGCCTGCCTCGCCCGGGATCCCAAGGCCAGGCCTCTGATGAGCCAGGTCGTGGAGATCCTCAAGCCTCTCCCTGACCTCAAAGACATGGTGGCATCTTCACCCGGCCTGTACCTGTCCTTGCAAGCAGAGCAGATTGCAAGGTTTGGCTACCCGAGTGGCAGCCGGAGCATGAGCCAGCACAGCAGCTTTGCAACTCGGAACGGACAGCAGCAGGTGAGGAGCCTCTCCCATGGCCGCCACGGCCATGGTTCTCCTTCTCCGTATCTGCAGTCGCCGATGCCGAGGACCAATGGCAAGTAG
- the LOC136512030 gene encoding serine/threonine-protein kinase PBL34-like isoform X2 — protein sequence MGVGSSAGRPNGSPRSERGTGGRQGSAAVSCWIRLCVSSSSSARAKVDTAAATARAVSVADGLTVSFQLRKFTFNELRIATRNFRPESLLGEGGFGRVYKGWIGENRTAPGRPGTGLTVAVKTLNRDGQQGHKEWVAEVNFLGNLKHPNLVKLIGYCLEDNQRQLVYEFMPRGSLEHHLFRKSVPLPWSTRMKIALGAARGLAFLHEEAERPVIYRDFKTSNVLLDTDYNAKLSDFGLARDGPIGDKTHVSTRVMGTYGYAAPEYVMTGHLTSKSDVYSFGVVLLELMTGRRSMDKNRPAGEHNLVEWARTHLKQRQGFQSLMDPKLGGNISLKGVYKVTQLARACLARDPKARPLMSQVVEILKPLPDLKDMVASSPGLYLSLQAEQIARFGYPSGSRSMSQHSSFATRNGQQQVRSLSHGRHGHGSPSPYLQSPMPRTNGK from the exons ATGGGCGTCGGGAGCTCGGCGGGCCGGCCGAATGGGAGTCCGCGGAGCGAGCGGGGGACCGGAGGACGCCAGGGTTCCGCCGCGGTGTCCTGCTGGATCCGCCTCTgcgtctcttcctcctcctccgcccgcGCCAAGGTCGACACCGCCGCCGCGACCGCCCGTGCTGTCTCCG TTGCAGATGGGCTGACGGTATCATTCCAATTGCGGAAGTTTACTTTCAATGAATTGAGGATCGCCACCAGAAACTTCCGTCCTGAGAGTCTTCTTGGTGAGGGAGGGTTTGGCCGTGTCTACAAAGGTTGGATTGGAGAGAACAGAACTGCTCCTGGGAGGCCCGGCACAGGGTTAACTGTTGCTGTCAAGACTCTCAATCGCGATGGGCAGCAAGGGCACAAAGAGTGGGTG GCAGAGGTCAACTTTCTAGGAAATCTGAAACATCCGAACCTGGTGAAATTGATTGGTTATTGTCTTGAGGATAACCAGAGGcagttagtatatgaatttatgCCCCGTGGAAGTTTAGAGCACCATCTCTTCAGGA AGTCAGTGCCACTTCCATGGTCCACTCGAATGAAAATTGCACTGGGCGCAGCAAGGGGCCTTGCCTTTCTTCACGAAGAAGCTGAAAGACCTGTGATCTATCGGGATTTCAAAACTTCCAATGTTCTACTTGACACA GACTACAATGCGAAACTTTCTGATTTTGGGCTTGCTCGAGATGGTCCCATAGGTGATAAGACCCACGTGTCAACGCGAGTCATGGGAACCTATGGGTATGCTGCGCCTGAATATGTTATGACAG GTCACTTGACATCCAAGAGCGACGTGTACAGCTTTGGGGTGGTGCTGCTGGAGCTCATGACAGGCAGGCGATCAATGGACAAGAACCGACCAGCAGGGGAGCACAACCTTGTGGAATGGGCTCGGACCCATCTGAAACAGAGACAAGGATTCCAAAGCCTGATGGACCCTAAACTTGGTGGGAACATCTCCCTGAAAGGCGTTTACAAGGTGACCCAGCTGGCCCGCGCCTGCCTCGCCCGGGATCCCAAGGCCAGGCCTCTGATGAGCCAGGTCGTGGAGATCCTCAAGCCTCTCCCTGACCTCAAAGACATGGTGGCATCTTCACCCGGCCTGTACCTGTCCTTGCAAGCAGAGCAGATTGCAAGGTTTGGCTACCCGAGTGGCAGCCGGAGCATGAGCCAGCACAGCAGCTTTGCAACTCGGAACGGACAGCAGCAGGTGAGGAGCCTCTCCCATGGCCGCCACGGCCATGGTTCTCCTTCTCCGTATCTGCAGTCGCCGATGCCGAGGACCAATGGCAAGTAG
- the LOC136512033 gene encoding cytokinin riboside 5'-monophosphate phosphoribohydrolase LOG-like, with protein sequence MTPATAVAVASETPAPAPVIAGLAASAAASTTTASGTAAAGVEVATESGNGGGGAERRSRFRRICVYCGSAKGKKPSYQDAAIELGNQLVERGIDLVYGGGSIGLMGSVSHAVHAGGRHVMGIIPKSLMPREVSTGEPVGEVRAVSGMHERKAEMARFADAFVALPGGYGTLEELLEIITWAQLGIHKKPVGLLNVDGFYDPLLSFIDLAVNEGFITEAARRIIISAPTAKELVMKLEDYVPEYDIGLVWEEQKPNSLVPELESGITSS encoded by the exons ATGACGCCAGCCACGGCGGTTGCCGTCGCATCGGAGACGCCCGCGCCGGCTCCGGTCATCGCTGGCCTcgcggcctcggcggcggcgtccaccaccaccgcctccgggACCGCCGCGGCGGGCGTGGAGGTGGCGACCGAGTcgggcaacggcggcggcggggcggagcGCCGGTCCCGCTTCCGGCGGATCTGCGTGTACTGCGGCAGCGCAAAGGGGAAGAAGCCCAGCTACCAGGACGCGGCCATCGAACTCGGCAACCAGCTG GTGGAGCGGGGCATAGACCTGGTCTACGGCGGGGGCTCCATCGGCCTCATGGGATCGGTCTCCCACGCAGTACACGCCGGAGGTCGCCATGTCATGGG GATCATTCCAAAATCACTGATGCCCAGAGAGGTGA GTACTGGAGAACCTGTTGGCGAAGTTAGAGCCGTTTCTGGCATGCACGAGAGGAAGGCTGAGATGGCTCGGTTTGCCGATGCTTTTGTTGCCTTACCAG GTGGCTATGGAACTCTAGAGGAGTTGCTTGAGATCATCACTTGGGCACAACTGGGGATCCACAAGAAGCCG GTTGGCCTTCTGAACGTTGACGGATTCTATGACCCTCTTCTGTCTTTCATCGACTTGGCTGTCAACGAAGGCTTCATCACGGAGGCAGCGAGGCGCATCATCATCTCAGCCCCAACAGCCAAGGAGCTAGTTATGAAGTTGGAG GACTATGTCCCGGAGTATGACATCGGCTTGGTCTGGGAGGAGCAGAAGCCCAACAGCTTGGTTCCTGAGCTGGAGTCTGGGATCACCTCATCCTGA